A single region of the Nicotiana sylvestris chromosome 6, ASM39365v2, whole genome shotgun sequence genome encodes:
- the LOC104240759 gene encoding uncharacterized protein: MQLLKQGEEKALVPKKNPFGATSGGKEDNGEGEEPGRSGYDMDHKSTTQHLMNAARQGDLSPTQVEKAKSAAKGGIFTWWNGRAEEDCIFKRLDRCLANLQFQQTFPGIEVQHLSKTGSDHSPMYLKCDIETTPIKKPFMFLNFWVEHATYKDVVKENWTADFSANPYILFNHKLKRLKKALSLWSKATFGDIFQKIASMEEVVMVHEAEFEANPTGMNRERLQKVQAELIKCLALEEKYWQQKAGMTWFKEGDRNSKFFHAQVRSRRKRLRLNIIQNSGETWIEEEQEIAEEAIKFYEEQFTEATTPSAFDIVEHVPNLINTEQNAELIKQPTKEEVKVAVLGLNGDSVGGPDGMTGKFYHSCWDIIGDDLYDMVRAFFNGHELPKCVTHTNLVLLPKKKEVTTFSDLRPISLSNFSNKVISRVVHERLVKFLPSLISAEQSGFVKGRNIVENILLTQEIVTNIRLRTKAGPNVILKLDMTKAYDRFSWLFLTKVLRKMGFTERLIRVVFGLVSNNWYSILINGQAHGFFKSSRGVKQGDLVSPTLFILAAEALSRDETSLMLIMQVLNAYEAVSGQLVNKTKSAVSVGGTSRHWASWNTLCMPIEEGVIGFRSLHDIAKALFSKLWWNFRTKPSLWSAFVCQKYCKKMNSVIVPWKRRSYIWRKMLECRDLIEHQIFWQTKRGSSLFWFENWTGLGALYFYVPQDFGIDETVHNVHDVTLDGEWDVDRLFEILPEDLAVHILEKIKPPSPQQVLDMPCWMLETRGYFSVKSAWDYTRRRDEPRTAYRMIWVKGLPFKIAFFMWKVWKAKLPLDDFLKRVGYCMPSKCWCCVQPDEESLQHLFFRSETAKTTWKYFLSRAGIVVEGLTLHQEITKCWTANVCLRLKPVIQALPSCVVWELLKRRNSMKYGDVVTTSRVIYQVSSNLQALVKVRKPGMDMEFPSAGWLKVNTDGASRGNPGRSSIGFCIGNENGDIVKSVGKEIEETTNIVAEAKKPPWIISEQVEEMMQLMNGGNYIVTHIYREGNKLADHLANYALDHGEIECQHFWHLDAHGRRLVNEDKLQHPRLRVKVDRR; this comes from the exons GTGgcatatttacatggtggaatgggagAGCAGAGGAAGACTGTATATTCAAAAGGCTAGACAGATGCTTGGCCAATCTTCAGTTCCAACAAACATTTCCAGGAATAGAGGTACAACATTTGTCAAAGACTGGTTCCGATCATAGCCCAATGTATCTGAAGTGTGATATTGAGACTACACCAATTAAAAAGCCttttatgttcttgaatttttgggTGGAACATGCAACTTATAAAGATGTGGTGAAAGAGAATTGGACAGCCGATTTCAGTGCAAATCCTTATATTCTTTTTAATCACAAGTTAAAAAGATTAAAGAAGGCCCTTTCACTGTGGAGTAAGGCTACATTTGGAGATATTTTCCAAAAGATAGCAAGCATGGAGGAGGTAGTGATGGTTCATGAAGCAGAATTTGAAGCAAATCCTACAGGGATGAACAGGGAAAGGCTACAAAAGGTTCAGGCAGAATTGATCAAATGTCTTGCACTAGAGGAGAAATATTGGCAACAAAAGGCAGGCATGACTTGGTTCAAGGAAGGGGATAGGAACTCTAAGTTCTTCCACGCACAAGTGAGAAGTAGAAGGAAGAGACTCCGGCTTAACATAATTCAAAATAGTGGAGAAACATGgattgaagaagaacaagaaattgcAGAAGAGGCTATCAAATTCTACGAGGAACAGTTCACAGAAGCAActactccttcagcatttgatatCGTAGAGCATGTTCCTAATCTGATTAATACTGAGCAGAATGCAGAATTGATTAAGCAGCCAACAAAAGAGGAGGTTAAAGTGGCAGTACTCGGACTTAATGGTGATAGTGTTGGGGGGCCAGATGGTATGACAGGCAAATTCTATCATTCTTGTTGGGACATAATAGGGGATGACCTGTATGACATGGTGAGGGCTTTTTTCAATGGTCATGAGCTACCCAAGTGTGTAACACACACAAACCTAGTTCTgctaccaaagaaaaaagaagttaccacCTTTTCTGATTTAAGACCAATAAGCCTCAGTAACTTTTCTAATAAGGTTATATCGAGGGTGGTACATGAAAGGCTAGTGAAATTTCTCCCAAGTCTGATATCGGCGGAACAGTCAGGTTTTGTTAAGGGCAGGAATATAGTAGAAAACATCCTTCTAACTCAGGAGATAGTGACTAACATTAGGCTTAGAACTAAGGCTGGACCTAATGTCATCCTGAAGCTAGACATGACCAAAGCTTATGATAGATTCTCTTGGCTATTCCTAACCAAGGTACTGAGAAAGATGGGATTCACAGAAAGGTTGATAAGGGTTGTCTTTGGGTTAGTTTCAAACAATTGGTATTCTATTCTAATCAATGGTCAAGCTCATGGGTTCTTTAAGTCCTCAAGGGGAGTAAAACAAGGTGATCTTGTATCTCCAACTTTGTTTATCTTGGCAGCAGAAGCATTATCTAGGG ATGAAACAtctctgatgctgattatgcaagtGCTGAATGCATATGAAGCTGTATCTGGGCAGCTTGTTAACAAGACCAAATCAGCTGT CTCCGTAGGAGGAACTAGTAGGCATTGGGCTTCATGGAATACCTTATGCATGCCAATTGAGGAAGGAGTAATAGGTTTCAGGTCACTGCATGATATAGCAAAGGCATTATTCAGCAAGTTGTGGTGGAATTTCAGAACAAAACCAAGCCTATGGAGCGCTTTTGTATGTCAGAAATACTGTAAGAAAATGAATTCTGTAATTGTTCCATGGAAAAGGAGGTCTTACATTTGGAGAAAAATGTTGGAATGCAGAGATCTGATTGAACATCAAATCTTTTGGCAAACAAAAAGGGGATCCTCACTTTTTTGGTTTGAAAACTGGACAGGTCTTGGGGCACTATATTTTTATGTTCCTCAGGACTTTGGCATTGATGAAACTGTACATAATGTACATGATGTTACCTTAGATGGTGAGTGGGATGTGGACAGGCTATTTGAAATTCTTCCTGAAGACTTAGCAGTACACATTCTGGAGAAAATCAAACCACCTTCACCTCAGCAGGTTCTTGACATGCCTTGTTGGATGCTGGAAACAAGAGGATATTTTAGTGTTAAGTCAGCATGGGATTATACGAGAAGAAGAGACGAACCAAGAACAGCTTATAGGATGATTTGGGTAAAGGGACTACCTTTTAAAATAGCTTTTTTCATGTGGAAAGTGTGGAAAGCAAAGTTACCTTTAGATGATTTCTTGAAAAGGGTAGGCTACTGCATGCCATCAAAATGTTGGTGTTGTGTACAGCCTGACGAGGAATCTCTTCAGCACTTGTTTTTTAGATCAGAAACTGCAAAGACAACTTGGAAGTATTTTCTATCGAGGGCAGGAATAGTTGTGGAGGGACTTACATTGCACCAAGAAATCACAAAATGTTGGACTGCAAATGTGTGCTTAAGGCTCAAACCAGTAATACAAGCACTCCCCTCATGTGTAGTTTGGGAACTCTTGAAAAGAAGAAATAGTATGAAGTATGGTGATGTTGTGACAACTAGCAGGGTGATTTATCAAGTTTCATCAAATCTTCAGGCATTGGTGAAAGTGAGAAAGCCTGGGATGGACATG GAATTTCCAAGTGCAGGATGGCTAAAAGTTAATACGGATGGTGCATCGAGGGGAAATCCAGGCAGGAGCTCAATAGGTTTTTGTATAGGAAATGAAAATGGTGACATAGTCAAGTCAGTAGGGAAGGAGATTGAGGAGACAACAAACATAGTAGCTGAAGCGAAG aaaccaccatggatcataTCTGAGCAGGTTGAGGAAATGATGCAACTAATGAATGGGGGCAATTACATAGTTACTCATATTTATAGGGAGGGCAACAAgctggcagatcacttggctaattatgctttagatcatggagaaatagaatgccaacatttctggcatctggatgcACATGGAAGGAGGTTAGTTAATGAAGATAAGCTGCAACATCCAAGGCTAAGGGTGAAGGTGGACAGGAGATaa